Genomic DNA from Oscillospiraceae bacterium:
TATTCGGCATTGAGCCAGTTAAGCTTTTCAGTGTCGAAAATAGCAGGGGACTTGGAAATTCCCTTTGTGTCAAAAGCTTCAACTAATTCTTCAAGAGTGAAGATTTCCTTTTCGCCTCCGGGACTCCAGCCTAAAAGGGCAATATAGTTGAGTACAGCCTCTTTTAAATAACCCTTCTCAATAAGGTCGCCGTAGGAAGCATCACCGTTTCTTTTTGAAAGCTTTTCGGTGGCATTTTTCATAACGGGAGGGCAGTGAATATATTTAGGAATATCCCAGCCAAAAGCAGAATAAAGCAAGTTGTATTTAGGTGTAGAGGATAGGTATTCGCTTCCTCTTACAATGTGGGTAATGCCCATAAGATGATCGTCTATTACATTTGCAAAATTGTAGGTGGGCAAGCCGTCTGATTTAATTAAAATATTGTCATCAAGAGTGGAGTTGGGCGCAGAAATTGTGCCGTAAACCTCGTCATAAAAGGAGGTTTCACCCTCCTGAGGAATTTTTTGACGTATTACATAAGGAATACCGCTCTTAAGCTTTTCTTCAACTTCTTCTTTTGAAAGTCTTGAACAGTGACCGTCGTATTTATGAGGCACCTTGCTTGCCTCGTGAATAGCCTTAAGCTCGTCAAGACGTTCCTTATCACAAAAGCAGTAATAAGCGCCGCCCTTTTCAACAAGCTCCTGAGCGTATTTGAGATATAAATCTCTTCTTTCACTCTGGATATAAGGGCCGAAATCACCGCCTATATCGGGTCCTTCGTCGTGGATAAGACCTGTTTGCTTTAAAGTGTTGTAAATAATATCAACAGCGCCTTCAACATATCTTTCCTGGTCGGTATCCTCAATTCTCAATATAAATTTACCGCCGTCTTTTTTTGCCAAAAGATAGGCGTAAAGAGCAGTTCTGAGATTTCCTACGTGCATATAGCCGGTAGGGCTCGGTGCAAAACGGGTTCTTATCATTTGTGCCGTATTCCTTTCATAGTTTAATAAATAATAAAAGTCTGATTTTCATTATAAAATGAAAAATAACACTTGTCAAGGGTTTATATTTGTGTTATACTCTCTGTATTATCTTTAAAGGTGTAAATAAAATTTAAAAGGGTATTTGATAACTTTTTGTATTGATTTTTACCTTTGAAAAATAAAGAAGGGTGACAAATGGAATATATTTTTTCAGACAAGGTTTCGGGCTTGAAGCCCTCTATGATAAGAGAGATATTAAAACACGGTTCAAACCCCGATGTTATCCCGCTTTCTGCGGGAAATCCTGCAGTTGAGTCCTTTCCTGTTTCCGAGATGGCTCAGATAGCAGCGGAGATTTTTGAAAAGGACTATTCAAAGGCGTTGCAGTACGGAATTACAGAGGGACATACTCCCTTGAGAGAAATAACTGCCGAAAGATTAAAAAGTAAGTTCAATATAGGAAAAGATTTTGACAGTACAATTATCGTTTCCGGAGGTCAGCAGGGAATTGACCTTACCTGTAAAGTGCTTTGCAACGAAGGAGATACCGTAATATGCGAAAATCCTTCCTTTATAGGTTCTCTCAATGCTTTTCGTTCATACAATGTAAAGCTTTGCGGAGTAGAGCTTGAAAGCGACGGAATAAATCTCGAAAAGCTTGAAGAAGCTTTAAAAACAAATAAAAATGTAAAGTTTATTTATACTATCCCCACCTTCCACAATCCAAGCGGAATAACTACATCTCTTGAGAAGCGCAAAGGAATTTATGAGCTTGCAAGAAAATATAATGTTTTTATCCTTGAGGATAATCCTTACGGAGAGCTAAGATATACAGGGGAAGATATTCCCACAATCAAATCAATGGATGAGGACGGAAGAGTAATTTACTGCGGCTCCTATTCTAAAATTTTGTCGTCGGGAATTCGTTTGGGCTTTGTATGTGCACCTTCTGAGATAGTTTCTAAAATAGTAGTTTGTAAGCAGGCAAACGACGTGCATACAAATCAGTTTTTCCAAATGATAGCTGCCGAATTTTTAACAAGATACAGCCTTGATGAGCACGTTGAAAAAATTCGCAGTATCTATCGCCGTAAGCTCGGACTTATGCTTGACGGTGCAGAAAAACATTTTCCTAAAGAGGTAAGCTTTACACGTCCTGAGGGAGGCCTTTTTGTATGGTGCACAGCCCCCGAAGGTACAGATATAATGAAGCTTGCAAGCCTTTGTATAGAGAGAAAGCTTGCCATTGTTCCGGGAGTAGCATTTTTAACAGACCCTGATATTCCCTGTAACAGCTTCCGCATCAATTTCTCAACTCCTTCCGATGAGCAGATAGTAAGAGGTATGGAGATTTTGGGAAATACACTAAAGGATATACTCGCTTAAGAAAGGTTTTGTTTTTTATGGAAGAGAAGAAAATAATATTTTCCGGAATACAGCCCTCCGGAACTTTAACATTAGGCAACTATTTGGGAGCCGTTAAAAACTGGGTGGATTTGCAGGATAAATATAACTGTATTTATTGTGTTGCTGATTTGCATGCAATAACAGTGCGTCAGGTGCCTGCAGAGCTCAGAAATAACAGTCTTTCTCTGCTTGCTCTTTTGCTTGCTTGCGGAATTGACCCTGAAAAAAATCTTTTGTTTTTCCAATCCCACGTTTCTGCACACGCAGAGCTTGCTTGGATTCTTAACTGCTATACTATGTTCGGTGAGCTGTCAAGAATGACACAGTTCAAGGATAAATCAGCCAAAAATGAAAATAACATCAATGCGGGACTTTTCACATATCCCTCTCTTATGGCGGCGGATATTCTGCTTTATCAGACAGACCTTGTTCCTGTTGGAAAGGACCAGACTCAGCATTTAGAGTTAGCAAGGGATATAGCAACACGTTTTAACGGAATTTACGGAGATGTTTTCAAAATCCCTGAGGGCTATGTTGCGAAAGTGGGCGCAAAGGTTATGTCCTTACAGGAGCCCTCGAAGAAAATGTCCAAGTCAGATGAAAATGCAAATTCCTACGTTGCAATTCTTGATAAAAAAGATGATGTTTTAAGAAAGTTCAAGCGTGCTGTTACCGACAGTGAAACTGTTGTAAGATATGGCGAAAACAAAGACGGAATAAACAACCTTATGTCAATATACAGTGCCGTTACTTCAAAAAGCTTTGAAGAGATAGAAAAAGAGTTTGAGGGCAAGGGCTACGGTGACTTTAAAATGGCTGTAGGCGAAGCGGTTGATGCAGAGCTTGCGCCTGTAAGAGAAAAATACGAACAGCTTATGAAGAATAAGGATTACTTAAAAGAAATTTACACAAAGAGTGCAGATACTGCGGCATATGTAGCTTCCAAAACTCTTTCAAAGGTATACAAAAAAGTAGGCTTTATGCCTAAAAGATAGACAAAAACGAAAGGTGGGAAGCAGGTAGGTTTCAAACATAAGCCTGCTCCTTAATATGAGTTTAGTTCATTATGTTTTAATAGCCGGTGCATTTTTTATAGCTGCTGCATTTGTATTTTTTGTAACTCCGGCAGTGAGAATTTTTGCTTTTAAAATAGGCGCAGTAGATATCCCAAGAGATGAGCGCCGAATGCATTCTGTTCCTATTGCGAGATTGGGCGGCTTAGGTGTTTTTGCAGGGTTTATAGTAAGTATAGGCTTTTATCTTGCTTCATCTCATTATCTCAATCTGTCATTAAAATTGGTAGGAATTCTGGCAGGAGCGTCAATTATAATTATTTTAGGAATAATTGACGATATTACGCCGTTGAAAGCAGGAATAAAGTTTGTTATACAGATTATAGCGGCGGCAATTCCCGTATTTTGCGGAATGAGAATAGATATATTCGAAAATTTAAGGAATTTTGCGCCAAACGTTTATATACCTATAGGCTGGTTATCTATAATCTTTACGATTTTCTGGATAGTAGGAATAACGAATGCAGTTAATTTTATAGACGGACTTGACGGCTTGGCGGCAGGAATATCGGGAATATCAACGGTTTCAATGGTAATAATTATGCTTTTTACAAGAAACGTTGAAATGGCTTTGCTTGCTGCGGCACTTTCCGGTGCGTGCATAGGCTTTATTCCTTTTAATTTCAATCCTGCAAAGATTTTTATGGGTGATACGGGAGCAACGTTTTTAGGCTTTATGCTTGCTTGTGTTTCTATTCAGGGACTTTTTGGCTCGTATCTTATTGTTTCCTTTGCAGTGCCGTTTTTGTTGTTGGCTTTGCCGATTTTTGACACAACCTATGCAATAATCCGCAGAATAAGAGCAGGACAAAGTCCGATGGCGGCGGACAGAAACCATATACATCACAGACTTATTGATTTCGGACTTACACAAAAACAGGTTGTTTTAATTTTATATATGTTTACGCTTTGCCTTTGTATCTGTGCAATAGCCATAACCTTTATGGGAATAGGAAGGGCAATGTGGTTTGTTATAATACTTTTTGTTCTTATGCTTATAGCCATAATAATTGCAGGTAATTTAAGAAAGCTAATGGCCAAAAAAGAAAGAAAAAATAAAGGGTGTACGAAATGATTAACGAATTTCCGAGAATAATAACATTACTGAGAAAAGAAAGAGGCTTAAGTCAAAAGGCGGTAGCTCAGGAGCTTAAGGTTTCTCAAGCTCTTTTATCGCATTATGAAAAGGGAATAAGAGAGTGCGGATTGGATTTTTTGGTTAAAGCTGCAATATTTTATAACGTGTCTACCGATTACCTTTTAGGCCGTACTCCTGACAGACACGGTGCAGTTATTGATGTGCAGGATTTGCCCGATGAAAATGCAATGGGAAAAGAAAATGTTTTTAAAGGCTCAATGCTTCCCGTACTTAACAAAAGACTTATAATAAATTCAATGAATGTGCTTTTTGACCTGTTAAGCACAGCCAAAAGCAAGGATTTAACAATGGAAGCCTCCAATCAGATTATGATTGCTGTATATAAATCATTTCGCAGTATATACGAGCTTAATAAAACAAATCCGGACAGTCTTTTTGCTGCTGAAAAGGATTGCTACAGAGAGCTTGCCAATGCCGCACTTATTAAGAGCGATGTACGTCTTAAGGCATTGACAAGAGAATCAAAAAGCGTAAAGGTTAAGCCTGTTCGTGTAAATGAAGAGGACTTTGCTTTAAACCAATCTCAAATAGAGGAGAAATACCCAAGCTTTGCGGCATCACTGTTTAATCTGATACAAAATGCAGAAATAGCTATGCAGGCAAAAACAAAAAAATAAAAAGAAGGCTGATATAATTGTCGGAATTATTGCAGGAATTATTAAAAACTCCTTCCCCCTGTGGAAGTGAATCAATGCTCTGTGAGCTTATTGAAAAAAATACTGTTCAATACAGTGATAAACAGTATATTGATAAATTGGGAAATCTTATAATAAGAAAAGCAGGTAACGGAAAAAGGCTTATGCTTACAGCAAATATGGATGAGCCTGCTATAGCGGTAAATTATATTGAGGATAGCGGAAAGCTTCGTTTTTCTTATATAGGAAATACTCAGCAGGAGCTTTTAGTTGGCTGCAGAGTAATTTTCCAAAACGGCGTAAGCGGAATCATATGTGCAGATAAAAAAGCGGAAAACGCACGCCAAATGTATATAGAAATAGGCTGCGAAAGCAGACAAGAGGCAGAAAAGAAAATATCTGCAGGCGCTTTTGGAGTAATATATAACAAATTGGTAAAGCTTGAAAACAATAAAATTGTCGGCAGCGGTATGGACAATAAAATCGGAATATTGATTCTTACTGAGGTTATCAAAAGACTTGTTTCAACTAATTACGATACCTATTTAGTATTTACCACTCAGAAAAATATGTCAAATAAGGGTGTAAAGGCAGCAGTTTTTGATGTAGAGCCGGAAATTGCAATAACAGTTGAAGGTGTTTGCGAGGGCGCTGAGGTTTCAAAGGGTGCTTGCATCAAGGTCAGAGATAAGGGCGTAATATGCCAGTCTGAAATTGTTGATAAGCTTGTTTCTATTGCAAAAACTAAAGAAATCCCGTATCAGCTGGAGGCTTCCGACAATATTTCTCAGGCAGGGGATATATATAAATCAGGAAGCGGTGTTATTACCTGCGGAGTGGGATATCCCGTTAAAAAATGCTCTCCCGAAAGCGAAATTATAAGTCTTGACGATTTGCAAAGCGCTGTATCTCTTATTTTAAGCTTTTTGGCAATGTAGGGCGGTGAAGCATATATGGCAATAGCATTTAAAGTATCGGACAATTTTAATTTAGACCAATTGATAGGTAAAATAGCGCAGAATTATCAGCTTCACGGATACAATGTAATTCCTTTAAGTATGGGCGATAATACCTGTATTGAAATTTCCAAAGGTAAGGATAGCTATGTAAAATATGTCGGCTTAAGCCTTTGCGCAGAGCTGAGTATGATAAAAAAAGGAAATATATTGACAATAAGTGTAAAGCATAAGGACTGGATTTTTAAAATGATAGCAATCGCATTGGGAATATTACTTTCTTTGGGCTTTGTAGGCGTTTTGCTGATAGCAGCAGGAGTTTTTGGAATTGTAAAGCAGTACAACTTTACACAAGAACTGCAACAAAACGTAAGCCTTATTTTAAGCAATTCGGCATCTTCTTGATATTGACAAGAAAATAAAAGAAGGATACAATATTATTGCAAAAACATTCAATGGCAGTAAGGGGATAAATTTTAAGTTTAGAGTTTATTGGCAATTACGATTGGAGGTTTTATTATGAAAAAAATAATAGCAATAATCATTTTGGCAATCTTTTGTACTTTGATATTTTCAGGCTGTAATAATAGCGATGTATCTTCTGCTGATTATAAAAATTCACTTATAAAAGTTACAGCAGGCGGTAAAACTATAGGCCCTTATATGCAAGTTCTTTCCACTGCAGAATGGGTAGACCATGAGGATGCAATTGACTTTCAGTATGGGGATGCATTTTTTTCGGTAGAACGTTTGAAAGAGCTCATAAATGATAGAAAAATTCCAAAGCTTGCTTACGAAGAAGATATAAGTATATCCTTTGAAAATAATGTTGAGCTCGAAAATGTTACGGTGTATTTGATAGATGAAAAAGGAGAAACAGAACAAAAAAAGTTCTCGGATATTTCTCAACTTTCAAGCCTTTCTAAAGGGAATTACTATGTGGGAATTAACTTTACAGAGTGGGGAGATTATATTGAGAAAATACAGAAAAAAGAACATAACATATGGTCCGGGCTGTTTCAACTGACGGTTAAATAATGTTAAAATTAATTGACAAGAAAATAAAAGAATGATATACTGAAGATGCAATAAAGAGGGGTAAAACCCAATTTAGAGCATAAATTAAAAAGATTTGTACCTATTTCAAGGGCGTTTCCGAGAATGAGGGCAGAGAATATATTTGAGATGTTTATTTTAAAATATCTTTTAAGCGTGGTTTTGACCTCTCTGCACTTGTTGCGGAGAGGTTTTTTGTCTTATTTTAAAAAGGAGTGTCAGTATGGAGAAAAGAATAGCTGTGATATCTATACTTGTTTATAACAACAATTCTGCAAATCAGTTAAATGAGTTGCTTCATCAGTTCGGCGAATATATTGTGGGGAGAATGGGTATCCCTTACAGAGAAAAGGGGGTTTCAATAATAAGCATTGTTTTAGATGCGCCCAACGATACAATAGGAGCATTGAGCGGCAAAATCGGAATGCTTCCCGACGTAACTGTTAAAACAATGTATTCAAAGATATGAAAAGATTAATTGATAAGCTATATAAAGACGGCGCTCTTGAAAGAAATGAATATATTGAGCTTTTAAAAAACTATAACGGAGAAACAGCTCTTTATTCAAGAGAGCTTGCAAACACAATACGAAAAGAGATTTTCGGCAATAAAATTTATATCAGAGGTCTTATTGAGGTTTCAAGCTACTGTAAAAGGGATTGCCTTTACTGTGGTATAAGAAAAAGTAATACCTGTGCTCAACGTTACAGATTGACACAGGAGGAAATTTTAAAGTGTTGCACTTTAGGATATGAATTAGGTTTCCGAAGCTTTGTATTACAAGGCGGAGAGGATATGTATTTTACACAGGACAGAGTTACGGAAATTATAAAACAAATAAAAAAAGACTTTTCCGACTGTGCAGTAACGCTTTCCTTAGGGGAAAGAAACAGAGAAGAATACAAACAATGGTTTGATGCAGGGGCTGACAGATATCTTTTAAGGCACGAAACGGCAGACAGTATTCATTACAGTAAGCTTCATCCCAAAAACACAACTCTTGAAAGCCGTATGGAATGTCTTGAAAATTTAAAGGAAATAGGATATCAGACAGGCTGCGGCTTTATGGTGGGCTCACCCTTTCAAAGTGAAGAAACTTTAGCAAAGGATTTGGAGTTTATACAAAGCTTTAAGCCGCATATGGTAGGCATAGGCCCGTTTATTCCACAAAAGAATACACCTTTTGGTGATAGAGAGCAGGGCAGTCTTGAATTGACACTGTTTTTGCTTAGTCTTGTGAGAATAATGCTTAAAAATGTACTGTTGCCTTCAACTACCGCTTTAGGTACGATAGCCCCAAATGGCAGAGAATTGGGAATACTGTCTGGAGCAAATGTTGTAATGCCTAATTTGTCGCCTTTGGAGGTAAGAAAAAAATACTGTCTGTATGACGGTAAAATATCCACTGACGAGGAAGCGGCAGAGGGAAAAGAAAAACTAAATGAAAAAATGAAAAAAATCGGCTGTGAGCTTTACGTAGGCCGCGGCGATTGGAAAGAATAACAGGGGGATAAATATGAAATACGATGTTAAATCAAGCATAGCAGAAGAATTTATAAATCATGAGGAAATATTGGATACTATCGAATATGCCAAGAAAAACAAATCAAACAGAGAGCTTATTTTCGGCCTTATAGAAAGAGCAAAGGACTGCAAAGGTCTTTCTCACCGTGAAGCAGCCGTTCTTTTGGAGTGCGATATTCCCGAAGCTAACGAAAAAATAAAAGAGCTTGCAATAAGCATTAAGGAAAAGCTGTACGGACGAAGAATAGTAATGTTTGCGCCTCTTTATCTTTCCAACTATTGCGTAAACGGATGCACCTACTGTCCGTATCATTACTGCAACAAAAATATTGCCAGAAAAAAGCTTACTCAAGAAGAAATAAAAAGGGAAGTTATAGCACTTCAGGATATGGGACATAAGCGTCTTGCAATTGAATCAGGAGAAGACCCGGTGAGAAATCCCATAGAATATATTCTTGAAAGCATAGAAACAATTTACAGTATAAAGCATAAAAACGGTGCAATACGCCGAGTAAATGTAAATATTGCGGCAACAACCGTTGAAAATTACAGAAAGCTTAAGGAAGCGGGAATAGGCACATATATTCTTTTCCAGGAAACCTATAACAAAAAAGCTTATGAAGAGCTTCATCCCACAGGACCCAAAAGCAATTACGCATATCATACCGAAGCTATGGACAGAGCTATGGATGGCGGAATTGACGACGTAGGCATAGGAGTTTTATTCGGCCTTGAAATGTACCGCTATGACTTGGTAGGCCTTCTTATGCACGCAGAGCATCTTGAAGCAGCAAAAGGGGTAGGCCCTCATACAATAAGCGTACCCAGAATATGCCCTGCAGACGATATAAATAAAGAGGATTTTTCAAACGCTATTTCGGACGATATTTTTGAAAAAATAGTGGCAATAATCCGTATAGCAGTTCCTTATACAGGAATGATTATTTCAACCCGTGAATCAAAGGCATCAAGAGAAAGAGTTCTTAAATTGGGAGTTACTCAGATAAGCGGAGGCTCAAGGACAAGTGTCGGCGGATATGTAGAGCCTGAGCCTGAGGACACTAACTCTGCACAGTTTGATATAAGTGATACAAGAACCTTGGACGAGGTTGTAGGCTGGCTTTTAAAATTAGGATATATTCCAAGCTTTTGCACCGCTTGTTACCGTGAAGGCAGAACGGGAGACCGTTTTATGCAGCTTGTAAAATCGGGACAGATAGCAAATTGCTGTCAGCCTAATGCACTTATGACATTGAAGGAGTATTTAGAGGACTACGCTTCGGAGGAAACACGTAAATACGGCGAAAAGCTTATTGCAGCAGAGCTTTTAAAAATACCTAATGAAAAGGTGCTTGATATTGCCCGTGAAAATCTTGAAAAAATAACAAAAGGAATACGGGATTTCAGATTTTAATTAAAAGAGGAAAAGAGTATGACAAAGTCATTAAATGAAACACCAAATGCTTCAAGGCTTCATATAGGCTTTTTCGGTAAAAGAAACAGCGGAAAATCTTCGCTTATAAATGCTTTTACAGGACAGGAGGTGTCCATTGTTTCGGATACTGCGGGCACAACAACCGACCCTGTATATAAGGCTATGGAGATAAACGGCTTGGGAGCTTGCGTATTGATTGATACTGCAGGCTTTGACGATGTGGGAGAATTGGGACAAATAAGAGTTGAAAAGACAAAAGAGGCAGCGGAAAAAACAGATATTGCCGTAGTTGTTTTTTCAGATTATGAAATAGAAAAGGAGCTTTTGTGGATAGAAAGCTTCAAGCAAAGAAAAACTCCCATTGTAGCAGTTATAGGAAAAACAGATGTTGTTGAAGCGCCTCAAAGACTTGCTGAAATAATAGAGGAAAAGACATCAATTAAGCCAATAGAGGTAAGTGCTTTACACAAAAAGGGCATTGAAGAGCTAAAACAAGAG
This window encodes:
- a CDS encoding glutamate--tRNA ligase, whose translation is MIRTRFAPSPTGYMHVGNLRTALYAYLLAKKDGGKFILRIEDTDQERYVEGAVDIIYNTLKQTGLIHDEGPDIGGDFGPYIQSERRDLYLKYAQELVEKGGAYYCFCDKERLDELKAIHEASKVPHKYDGHCSRLSKEEVEEKLKSGIPYVIRQKIPQEGETSFYDEVYGTISAPNSTLDDNILIKSDGLPTYNFANVIDDHLMGITHIVRGSEYLSSTPKYNLLYSAFGWDIPKYIHCPPVMKNATEKLSKRNGDASYGDLIEKGYLKEAVLNYIALLGWSPGGEKEIFTLEELVEAFDTKGISKSPAIFDTEKLNWLNAEYLRRMSLDEFLEHAKPYILQTVKTKSDLTQIAELLQPRTVLLTDIPEQVDFIDALPEYDIELYTHKKMKTNSENSLPALKEALVALEAVNEWTMDNIHGALFGIVEKMGVKNGQILWPVRVAVSGKSFTPGGAVELAFILGKEQTIDRIKVGIEKLSAAL
- a CDS encoding PLP-dependent aminotransferase family protein, which codes for MEYIFSDKVSGLKPSMIREILKHGSNPDVIPLSAGNPAVESFPVSEMAQIAAEIFEKDYSKALQYGITEGHTPLREITAERLKSKFNIGKDFDSTIIVSGGQQGIDLTCKVLCNEGDTVICENPSFIGSLNAFRSYNVKLCGVELESDGINLEKLEEALKTNKNVKFIYTIPTFHNPSGITTSLEKRKGIYELARKYNVFILEDNPYGELRYTGEDIPTIKSMDEDGRVIYCGSYSKILSSGIRLGFVCAPSEIVSKIVVCKQANDVHTNQFFQMIAAEFLTRYSLDEHVEKIRSIYRRKLGLMLDGAEKHFPKEVSFTRPEGGLFVWCTAPEGTDIMKLASLCIERKLAIVPGVAFLTDPDIPCNSFRINFSTPSDEQIVRGMEILGNTLKDILA
- the trpS gene encoding tryptophan--tRNA ligase, with the translated sequence MEEKKIIFSGIQPSGTLTLGNYLGAVKNWVDLQDKYNCIYCVADLHAITVRQVPAELRNNSLSLLALLLACGIDPEKNLLFFQSHVSAHAELAWILNCYTMFGELSRMTQFKDKSAKNENNINAGLFTYPSLMAADILLYQTDLVPVGKDQTQHLELARDIATRFNGIYGDVFKIPEGYVAKVGAKVMSLQEPSKKMSKSDENANSYVAILDKKDDVLRKFKRAVTDSETVVRYGENKDGINNLMSIYSAVTSKSFEEIEKEFEGKGYGDFKMAVGEAVDAELAPVREKYEQLMKNKDYLKEIYTKSADTAAYVASKTLSKVYKKVGFMPKR
- a CDS encoding undecaprenyl/decaprenyl-phosphate alpha-N-acetylglucosaminyl 1-phosphate transferase codes for the protein MSLVHYVLIAGAFFIAAAFVFFVTPAVRIFAFKIGAVDIPRDERRMHSVPIARLGGLGVFAGFIVSIGFYLASSHYLNLSLKLVGILAGASIIIILGIIDDITPLKAGIKFVIQIIAAAIPVFCGMRIDIFENLRNFAPNVYIPIGWLSIIFTIFWIVGITNAVNFIDGLDGLAAGISGISTVSMVIIMLFTRNVEMALLAAALSGACIGFIPFNFNPAKIFMGDTGATFLGFMLACVSIQGLFGSYLIVSFAVPFLLLALPIFDTTYAIIRRIRAGQSPMAADRNHIHHRLIDFGLTQKQVVLILYMFTLCLCICAIAITFMGIGRAMWFVIILFVLMLIAIIIAGNLRKLMAKKERKNKGCTK
- a CDS encoding helix-turn-helix domain-containing protein → MINEFPRIITLLRKERGLSQKAVAQELKVSQALLSHYEKGIRECGLDFLVKAAIFYNVSTDYLLGRTPDRHGAVIDVQDLPDENAMGKENVFKGSMLPVLNKRLIINSMNVLFDLLSTAKSKDLTMEASNQIMIAVYKSFRSIYELNKTNPDSLFAAEKDCYRELANAALIKSDVRLKALTRESKSVKVKPVRVNEEDFALNQSQIEEKYPSFAASLFNLIQNAEIAMQAKTKK
- a CDS encoding iron-only hydrogenase system regulator codes for the protein MEKRIAVISILVYNNNSANQLNELLHQFGEYIVGRMGIPYREKGVSIISIVLDAPNDTIGALSGKIGMLPDVTVKTMYSKI
- the hydE gene encoding [FeFe] hydrogenase H-cluster radical SAM maturase HydE encodes the protein MKRLIDKLYKDGALERNEYIELLKNYNGETALYSRELANTIRKEIFGNKIYIRGLIEVSSYCKRDCLYCGIRKSNTCAQRYRLTQEEILKCCTLGYELGFRSFVLQGGEDMYFTQDRVTEIIKQIKKDFSDCAVTLSLGERNREEYKQWFDAGADRYLLRHETADSIHYSKLHPKNTTLESRMECLENLKEIGYQTGCGFMVGSPFQSEETLAKDLEFIQSFKPHMVGIGPFIPQKNTPFGDREQGSLELTLFLLSLVRIMLKNVLLPSTTALGTIAPNGRELGILSGANVVMPNLSPLEVRKKYCLYDGKISTDEEAAEGKEKLNEKMKKIGCELYVGRGDWKE
- the hydG gene encoding [FeFe] hydrogenase H-cluster radical SAM maturase HydG, with amino-acid sequence MKYDVKSSIAEEFINHEEILDTIEYAKKNKSNRELIFGLIERAKDCKGLSHREAAVLLECDIPEANEKIKELAISIKEKLYGRRIVMFAPLYLSNYCVNGCTYCPYHYCNKNIARKKLTQEEIKREVIALQDMGHKRLAIESGEDPVRNPIEYILESIETIYSIKHKNGAIRRVNVNIAATTVENYRKLKEAGIGTYILFQETYNKKAYEELHPTGPKSNYAYHTEAMDRAMDGGIDDVGIGVLFGLEMYRYDLVGLLMHAEHLEAAKGVGPHTISVPRICPADDINKEDFSNAISDDIFEKIVAIIRIAVPYTGMIISTRESKASRERVLKLGVTQISGGSRTSVGGYVEPEPEDTNSAQFDISDTRTLDEVVGWLLKLGYIPSFCTACYREGRTGDRFMQLVKSGQIANCCQPNALMTLKEYLEDYASEETRKYGEKLIAAELLKIPNEKVLDIARENLEKITKGIRDFRF